One Myxosarcina sp. GI1 genomic window carries:
- the trxA gene encoding thioredoxin has protein sequence MSAAAPVTDSSFTEQVLESEVPVLVDFWAPWCGPCRMVAPVVEEIAEQYEGQVKVVKLNTDENPQVASQYGIRSIPTLMIFKDGQRVDMVVGAVPKTTLANTLEKYL, from the coding sequence ATGTCAGCAGCTGCCCCAGTAACAGATTCCAGTTTTACGGAACAAGTTTTAGAAAGCGAAGTTCCCGTACTCGTAGATTTTTGGGCACCTTGGTGCGGACCTTGCCGCATGGTTGCCCCAGTAGTCGAAGAAATAGCCGAGCAATATGAAGGACAGGTAAAAGTAGTCAAGTTAAATACTGACGAAAATCCTCAAGTTGCTAGCCAATACGGTATTCGTAGCATTCCTACCTTAATGATTTTTAAGGATGGACAGCGTGTGGATATGGTAGTAGGTGCAGTACCTAAAACGACATTGGCTAATACTTTAGAAAAATATCTTTAG
- a CDS encoding DUF6816 family protein, translated as MVYRICILILILLSFTPNAIASTMTERLDSFPDWNNKPSVQTARGDLEFPDWMAGTWEVTSTLVEQFAPLAPDIVTPGFEDNRSYFNKAIAFQVRFGREYDSPRTKFFSLYTSQPAVVADRAFNSKNITQAYLGTDSVYRVKVDPSNPNRQITLLRGDKRLVSTVTERYSEQLAADEFLATEIIEQLFKSPERIYLNQVEILSDYQFISPENIRGEQITAIYLSPQDPDYFKAGNRPVALYHYHLVLKKQITNKFSEKLPKQ; from the coding sequence ATGGTATATCGTATTTGTATTCTGATTTTAATTTTGCTTAGTTTTACGCCAAATGCGATCGCCTCAACCATGACGGAAAGGTTAGACAGCTTCCCTGACTGGAATAACAAGCCCTCAGTGCAGACTGCCAGAGGCGATTTAGAGTTTCCTGACTGGATGGCGGGAACTTGGGAGGTAACTAGTACCCTGGTAGAGCAATTCGCGCCTCTGGCACCAGATATTGTCACTCCAGGTTTTGAAGACAACAGAAGCTATTTCAACAAAGCGATCGCCTTTCAAGTTAGATTTGGTAGAGAGTATGATTCGCCTCGAACCAAGTTTTTTTCTCTTTACACTTCTCAGCCAGCCGTAGTAGCAGATCGTGCTTTTAACAGTAAAAATATCACTCAGGCTTATTTAGGAACAGACAGCGTTTATCGAGTAAAAGTAGATCCGAGTAATCCCAATCGACAAATAACTTTACTTAGAGGAGACAAAAGACTAGTTTCCACCGTTACCGAACGATATAGCGAACAATTAGCTGCCGATGAGTTTCTGGCGACAGAAATAATCGAACAGCTATTTAAGTCGCCAGAAAGAATCTATCTCAATCAAGTAGAAATTCTTTCAGATTATCAATTTATCTCACCAGAGAATATTAGGGGGGAACAGATTACAGCTATATATCTATCACCCCAAGATCCCGATTATTTTAAAGCGGGAAATCGCCCTGTAGCACTATATCACTATCATTTAGTCCTCAAGAAACAAATTACAAATAAGTTCTCAGAGAAGTTGCCGAAGCAATAG
- a CDS encoding TIGR04283 family arsenosugar biosynthesis glycosyltransferase: MQPIISIIIPVLNEEAIIAQTLKRLQASDDVELIVVDGGSQDRTVEIARQMNIRAIAAEPNRASQMNAGAAIAKGNFLLFLHADSQLPSNYAKLVRQSLAQTKVIAGAFELAIDAESKALRLVETMVKLRSRFLQLPYGDQAIFIRKQAFIDIGGYANLPIMEDFEFISRLKHRGKIAIAPAAVVTSARRWQKLGVFKTTLVNQLIIIGYFLRISPHKLRNFYHRIGNSKKRSL, translated from the coding sequence ATGCAGCCAATCATTAGCATTATTATCCCCGTTCTCAACGAAGAGGCAATTATCGCCCAGACTTTAAAACGCCTTCAAGCTAGCGATGATGTAGAGCTAATTGTGGTTGATGGCGGCAGTCAGGATCGCACCGTTGAAATTGCCAGACAAATGAACATTAGAGCAATCGCCGCAGAACCCAACCGCGCCAGTCAAATGAATGCAGGTGCTGCTATAGCTAAAGGAAATTTTTTGTTGTTTCTTCATGCCGATAGTCAACTACCTTCCAACTACGCCAAGTTGGTACGACAATCCCTGGCTCAAACAAAGGTAATTGCGGGAGCGTTTGAACTAGCTATCGACGCTGAATCCAAAGCCTTACGCCTTGTAGAAACTATGGTTAAATTGCGATCGCGCTTTTTACAACTTCCCTATGGCGATCAGGCTATATTTATTCGCAAACAGGCATTTATAGATATTGGTGGCTATGCCAATCTACCAATTATGGAAGACTTTGAATTTATTAGTAGATTGAAACACCGAGGCAAAATTGCGATCGCGCCTGCTGCTGTAGTAACTTCCGCTCGTCGTTGGCAAAAGCTAGGAGTATTTAAAACTACTTTAGTCAATCAATTAATTATTATTGGTTACTTTTTGAGAATTTCTCCTCATAAATTACGAAACTTTTATCACCGTATTGGTAATAGCAAAAAGCGATCGCTATAG
- a CDS encoding DUF3181 family protein — protein sequence MASTKEIETLAAQIGENIYIDVAKWHLYLADAHLHTTVAERAYSLLEENSLSESTVSDLLKDISVKLGGGKKELSLSDLIPASNQRDLLELLENYQQEM from the coding sequence ATGGCTAGCACAAAAGAAATTGAAACTTTAGCAGCGCAAATTGGCGAAAATATCTACATTGATGTAGCTAAATGGCATTTGTATCTTGCCGATGCCCATTTACATACAACTGTAGCCGAACGAGCTTATTCTTTATTAGAAGAAAATTCTTTGAGCGAAAGTACCGTTAGCGATTTATTAAAAGATATTTCAGTTAAATTAGGCGGAGGTAAAAAAGAACTTTCTCTATCAGATCTCATCCCTGCATCAAACCAAAGAGATCTTTTAGAATTGCTAGAAAACTATCAGCAAGAAATGTAA
- a CDS encoding 2TM domain-containing protein, producing the protein MPPRWPRKPDRKTDPEYRRLDDIMNFAIHVGIYAAVNSGLWFVHNLKSTEWTWLLWVNGVWFGVLALHFIYIKAIADYSSVKSNG; encoded by the coding sequence ATGCCTCCTCGTTGGCCCCGCAAACCAGACCGCAAAACAGATCCTGAATACAGACGTTTGGACGATATTATGAACTTTGCCATCCACGTAGGCATTTATGCTGCGGTTAACTCTGGCTTATGGTTCGTTCATAACCTTAAGTCTACCGAATGGACTTGGCTACTGTGGGTTAACGGTGTTTGGTTTGGAGTTTTAGCACTGCATTTTATTTATATTAAAGCGATCGCAGATTATTCATCGGTAAAATCTAATGGCTAG
- a CDS encoding TRC40/GET3/ArsA family transport-energizing ATPase, giving the protein MRVILMTGKGGVGKTSVAAATGLRCAELGYKTLVLSTDPAHSLADSFDVELGHDPQQVRPNLWGAELDALRELEGNWGAVKRYITQVLQARGLDGVQAEELAILPGMDEIFGLVRMKRHYDEGDYEILIIDSAPTGTALRLLSLPEVGGWYMRRFYKPLQGMSAALRPLFEPFFKPITGFSLPDNEVMDAPYEFYEQIEALEKVLTDNNQTSVRLVMNPERMVIKESLRAHAYLSLYNVATDLVIANRILPDEVNDPFFQRWKANQNTYKQEIYDNFHPLPVKEAPLFTEEMCGLEALEKLKETLYKDEDPTKVYYQENTIKIIQEQDNYSLHLYLPGIPKEKIQLNKTGDELNIRIGNHRRNLVLPQALAALQPSGAKIEEDYLKISFKDAA; this is encoded by the coding sequence ATGCGTGTAATTTTAATGACTGGAAAAGGAGGAGTTGGTAAAACCTCCGTAGCGGCTGCAACTGGTTTGCGGTGTGCCGAACTAGGCTATAAAACCTTAGTTTTAAGTACAGATCCCGCTCACTCACTAGCTGACAGTTTCGATGTTGAGTTGGGACACGATCCGCAACAGGTAAGACCCAACCTGTGGGGTGCCGAACTAGACGCACTGAGAGAATTAGAAGGTAACTGGGGTGCAGTCAAGCGTTATATTACTCAGGTTTTACAGGCTAGAGGTTTAGATGGAGTTCAAGCCGAAGAGTTGGCGATTTTACCTGGGATGGACGAAATTTTTGGCTTGGTAAGAATGAAACGCCACTACGACGAAGGGGATTATGAGATTTTAATTATCGATTCTGCACCAACAGGAACGGCTTTAAGATTGCTCAGTCTTCCCGAAGTTGGAGGCTGGTACATGAGACGTTTTTATAAACCCCTACAGGGAATGTCGGCGGCGTTAAGACCATTGTTCGAGCCGTTTTTTAAGCCGATTACGGGTTTTTCTTTACCTGATAATGAAGTGATGGATGCACCTTATGAGTTTTACGAACAGATCGAAGCTTTAGAAAAAGTTTTAACCGACAACAATCAAACCTCAGTACGTTTGGTAATGAACCCCGAACGTATGGTAATTAAAGAATCCCTTCGCGCTCATGCGTACCTTAGCTTATACAATGTCGCTACAGATTTAGTTATTGCCAATCGCATTCTTCCCGACGAAGTAAACGATCCATTTTTCCAGCGTTGGAAAGCCAATCAGAATACCTACAAACAAGAAATTTACGATAATTTTCATCCTTTGCCTGTAAAGGAGGCACCACTATTTACAGAAGAGATGTGCGGTTTAGAGGCTTTGGAAAAACTCAAAGAAACTCTCTATAAAGATGAAGATCCTACCAAAGTATATTATCAAGAAAATACGATAAAAATAATCCAAGAACAGGATAATTACAGCCTCCACCTTTATTTACCTGGTATTCCCAAAGAAAAAATTCAGTTAAACAAAACGGGAGACGAACTCAATATTAGAATTGGCAATCATCGCCGTAATTTGGTTTTACCCCAAGCATTAGCGGCACTTCAACCTTCTGGTGCCAAGATCGAGGAAGACTATTTAAAAATTAGCTTTAAAGATGCGGCATAA
- a CDS encoding DUF2358 domain-containing protein codes for MDIVETLKQDYQRFPENQTYSIYADDVYFKDPLNEFRGRDRYKKMIGFIGTFFGNVQMDVHHITRKDEIVKVEWTLNLTSPLPWKPRLAIPGWTDLKINSSEKIVSHIDRWHISPFDVLLQNFGVKKVHNDK; via the coding sequence ATGGATATTGTGGAAACTTTAAAGCAAGATTATCAAAGATTTCCCGAAAATCAAACCTATAGTATTTATGCCGATGACGTTTATTTTAAAGATCCCCTAAATGAATTTCGGGGTCGCGATCGCTACAAAAAAATGATTGGTTTTATCGGTACTTTTTTTGGCAATGTGCAAATGGATGTCCATCATATTACCCGTAAGGACGAGATAGTTAAAGTGGAATGGACTTTAAACTTGACTTCTCCTTTACCCTGGAAACCCAGACTGGCAATTCCTGGTTGGACTGACTTAAAAATAAACTCATCAGAAAAAATTGTTTCTCATATAGACCGCTGGCACATTTCACCTTTTGATGTTTTGCTTCAGAATTTTGGCGTAAAAAAGGTACACAATGATAAGTAA
- the tadA gene encoding tRNA adenosine(34) deaminase TadA, whose product MNSRQSLSYLNYDAYLLHRQWMKQAIALANEAGKAGEIPVGAIIVDERGNLLTESANRKQRDGDPTAHAEILAIREACKVKQNYYLKNCTLYVTLEPCPMCAGAIIQARLSLLVYGASDPKTGAIRTVTNLPDSACSFHRLSVIAGIRESECRQQLQAWFANRRN is encoded by the coding sequence ATGAATTCGAGGCAATCGCTCTCTTATTTAAACTACGATGCTTATCTGCTTCATCGTCAATGGATGAAACAAGCGATCGCTCTGGCAAATGAGGCAGGTAAAGCTGGAGAAATTCCTGTCGGGGCAATAATTGTAGATGAACGAGGAAACCTATTGACCGAGTCCGCCAATCGCAAACAACGCGATGGCGATCCGACAGCACACGCAGAAATTTTAGCCATTCGTGAGGCTTGTAAAGTAAAACAAAACTACTATCTGAAAAATTGCACTCTTTATGTGACTCTAGAACCCTGTCCCATGTGTGCTGGAGCAATTATTCAAGCTAGACTGAGTTTACTAGTATATGGCGCGAGCGATCCCAAAACTGGCGCAATTCGCACCGTCACAAATCTTCCCGATAGTGCCTGTTCTTTTCATCGTTTGTCGGTAATTGCTGGTATCAGAGAATCGGAATGCCGCCAACAATTACAAGCCTGGTTTGCTAATAGAAGAAATTGA
- a CDS encoding TrkA family potassium uptake protein, with product MRLRSLNFLTNPSRQNRQFAVIGLGRFGRAVCQTLHEMGCEVLGTDIDEKLVTQVLTQRIASHAIQLDSTEPESLKEAGIFEMDTVIVAIGNYLQESIITTLNVKEAGVEHVIAKASSEIHGKVLQRVGADRVVFPEREAGCSLARTLNQPALLERFELDPENSIVEILVPETFHDKTIAQLELRRRYGISILAIGDGDKFVTNPNPQERLKKGSIMVVIGSNRNIQRLPI from the coding sequence ATTAGATTGAGATCTCTAAATTTTTTGACCAATCCCTCGCGCCAAAATCGCCAATTTGCCGTAATCGGCTTGGGTCGTTTTGGTCGAGCAGTATGCCAGACTCTACATGAAATGGGTTGTGAAGTTTTAGGCACTGATATAGATGAAAAATTAGTCACTCAGGTATTGACCCAGAGAATTGCTTCTCATGCGATTCAGCTTGACTCTACCGAACCAGAATCTTTAAAGGAGGCTGGTATCTTTGAAATGGATACGGTAATTGTGGCGATTGGTAATTATTTACAAGAAAGTATTATTACTACTCTTAATGTTAAAGAAGCAGGTGTAGAACACGTTATTGCCAAAGCTTCTTCAGAAATTCACGGCAAAGTCTTACAAAGAGTCGGGGCAGACCGCGTAGTTTTCCCCGAACGGGAAGCTGGTTGTTCTCTAGCCAGAACTTTAAACCAACCCGCACTCTTGGAACGATTTGAATTAGATCCCGAAAATAGTATTGTGGAAATTTTAGTTCCAGAAACTTTTCACGATAAAACTATCGCTCAATTAGAATTAAGGCGACGCTACGGAATTAGTATTTTGGCTATTGGAGACGGAGATAAGTTTGTTACCAATCCCAACCCCCAAGAGAGGCTAAAGAAAGGCTCGATTATGGTAGTGATTGGGAGTAATCGCAATATTCAGCGTTTGCCAATATAG
- a CDS encoding TrkH family potassium uptake protein, with protein MTVARTICLGFLALITLGSLLLFLPIATADGTWNNPIVALFTSTSAVCVTGLAVVDTGEYFSFWGQLFILLLIQVGGLGYMMTTTFLILLLGRKFDLRQKFAIQESFDRPFLQGSTNLVRSIIATTAIFEITGIFLLLRTFVVEYGWSDGLWLSIFHSISAWNNAGFSLFSDSLVGYQDSWAINLIISSLVIFGGIGYQVIVEMYLWFLNFAQRKRKRFCFSLNFKVVTSTTILLLIVGTIAFFFTELQNPDTLQTLPFKAKFLSAWFQSMTTRTAGFNTIDLGEMTAAGLFITMGLMFIGASPSGTGGGIKTTTFRILYDSTRSVLRGKNQVVIYQREVPSTLILKAIAVVFGSAATIVVATILISWFDAGFYFIQILFEVISAFATVGLSVGITADISTLSKLILVFVMYAGRVSILIFIAAIIGDSRPSTVQYPEENLLVG; from the coding sequence ATGACCGTCGCTCGTACTATTTGTTTGGGTTTTCTGGCTCTAATCACCCTTGGCTCTTTGCTGTTGTTCTTACCTATTGCGACTGCTGATGGCACCTGGAATAATCCGATCGTGGCATTATTTACCTCTACCTCTGCCGTATGCGTCACTGGTTTGGCAGTAGTCGATACTGGTGAATATTTTTCTTTCTGGGGACAGTTATTTATTTTGCTGCTCATCCAAGTAGGTGGTTTGGGCTATATGATGACTACCACTTTTTTAATCTTGCTATTAGGTAGAAAGTTTGACCTCAGACAAAAATTTGCCATTCAAGAATCCTTCGATCGCCCTTTTTTGCAAGGGAGCACTAATTTGGTGCGATCGATTATCGCCACGACAGCAATTTTTGAAATCACGGGAATTTTTTTATTGCTACGAACTTTTGTTGTCGAGTATGGTTGGTCTGATGGGTTATGGCTCTCAATTTTTCACAGCATTAGTGCCTGGAATAACGCTGGTTTTAGCCTGTTTTCCGATAGCTTGGTTGGGTATCAAGATTCTTGGGCAATAAACTTAATTATTTCGAGTTTGGTTATTTTTGGCGGTATTGGCTATCAGGTAATTGTCGAAATGTATTTGTGGTTTCTCAACTTTGCCCAGAGAAAACGCAAAAGATTTTGCTTTTCGCTGAATTTTAAAGTAGTCACCAGTACGACGATACTTTTGTTAATTGTAGGAACTATTGCCTTTTTCTTTACCGAACTACAAAATCCCGATACTCTGCAAACCCTTCCTTTTAAAGCCAAATTTCTATCCGCCTGGTTTCAATCTATGACCACTAGAACGGCTGGGTTTAACACCATCGATCTCGGTGAAATGACTGCGGCAGGTCTGTTTATTACTATGGGTTTAATGTTTATTGGTGCCAGTCCTAGCGGTACTGGAGGTGGGATTAAAACTACTACCTTTCGTATTCTTTATGACTCTACCAGATCGGTGCTGCGGGGAAAAAATCAGGTAGTTATATATCAAAGAGAAGTTCCTAGTACCTTAATTTTAAAAGCGATCGCCGTAGTTTTTGGTTCTGCTGCCACAATAGTCGTAGCAACTATTTTAATTTCCTGGTTCGATGCCGGCTTTTACTTTATTCAAATTTTGTTTGAGGTGATTTCGGCATTTGCTACGGTAGGTCTATCTGTAGGAATAACCGCTGATATATCTACTCTCTCCAAATTAATTTTAGTTTTTGTTATGTATGCAGGAAGAGTTAGCATTTTGATTTTTATCGCTGCTATTATTGGCGACTCTCGTCCCAGTACCGTTCAGTATCCCGAAGAAAATCTGCTAGTTGGATAG
- a CDS encoding glycosyltransferase, translating into MGFANVKPLVSVIIPVERGDRYIERAVTSVLQQKNCNYEILVIDRGSSDRTSEILATYSERLRYFRQQQGLAAALNLGITLAQGDLITFLAADEYYLPNKLVSQAAIFVRRNNIGMVDSGWQTIEADEREQLTVCPWQSIPKLDLEAWLARSALVPGTMMFRHEWLKYVGGFDEKFPGAEAWNLVLKLALKGCQAEWLKQVTVGCQHKYPAIENSLLQANSVNAVLDDFFTQPDLPLTIRSLKNSVSYRTLVELAWYLDCRGQRVETMAYLKRAWSYRSALATETVVDWIESFARHSRERKLDFDVNSLTLAAEWQQLLKWTMEITDKSGSN; encoded by the coding sequence ATGGGATTTGCTAATGTAAAACCGCTCGTTAGTGTAATTATTCCCGTCGAGCGTGGCGATCGCTACATCGAACGGGCTGTGACTAGCGTTTTACAACAAAAAAACTGTAACTATGAAATTTTAGTCATCGATCGCGGCTCTAGCGATCGCACTTCAGAAATTTTAGCCACCTACAGCGAGCGACTGCGCTACTTTCGGCAGCAGCAGGGGTTAGCAGCAGCACTCAATCTGGGAATTACTCTGGCACAAGGAGATCTAATTACTTTTTTAGCTGCGGATGAATATTATTTACCTAATAAGTTAGTCTCTCAAGCGGCAATTTTCGTTCGCAGAAACAATATCGGTATGGTTGACAGCGGTTGGCAGACAATAGAAGCTGACGAACGAGAGCAGCTTACAGTCTGCCCCTGGCAGAGCATACCCAAGTTAGATTTAGAAGCCTGGCTGGCTCGTTCGGCGCTCGTTCCTGGCACGATGATGTTTCGTCATGAATGGCTAAAATATGTTGGTGGTTTTGACGAAAAGTTTCCTGGTGCCGAAGCTTGGAATTTGGTTCTCAAACTAGCTCTTAAAGGTTGCCAAGCGGAATGGTTAAAACAAGTTACGGTTGGCTGTCAGCACAAGTACCCGGCTATAGAGAACAGTTTACTGCAAGCTAATTCTGTAAATGCAGTTTTAGATGATTTTTTTACTCAGCCAGATTTGCCTCTTACAATTCGTTCGCTAAAAAACTCAGTGAGCTATCGAACTCTAGTTGAGCTTGCCTGGTATTTAGATTGCAGAGGGCAGCGAGTCGAAACAATGGCATATTTAAAAAGAGCCTGGAGTTATCGCTCTGCTTTAGCGACAGAAACTGTAGTTGACTGGATAGAAAGTTTTGCTCGACATTCTCGCGAACGAAAACTCGATTTTGACGTTAATTCACTAACTCTTGCTGCTGAGTGGCAACAGTTACTTAAATGGACGATGGAAATTACTGACAAAAGTGGTTCCAATTAA
- a CDS encoding tetratricopeptide repeat protein has protein sequence MQDESFSEKIRSYFAREEWGAIATACESAAERQELAAGIYPFLAKAYVRLGKVDAAIATYQKLLKNLSNKASADVLSKLNSEFEQPEVYAQLGLLYGKKDRLDEAVRHYQQALNLKPDWTQVQFNLAVIFQRQESWDLAIAAYQKTLESEPNAAAYFNLGAIYERQHNLEAAVASYQQAIALQPERIDTYTKLGNIFSKLQKYSDAIAALRGGLELDPTQASLHCALGRVYWLDGQPELSLASFEYAIAIDPQMAVAYQDLGKLWQRRGDYTAAIACFRKVIELEPHNLVAYSRCAEVLQRVGRLAEAIECWQRIISLQPNFIAAYIRQGIAIQPQTLLEMAKSSCARFLNVLEQKLNYSEIYHYLWQTCCCWGEIWFERGEFERAKFYFQQALEIKTDEPEVYLRLGNCLAKQRRFDAAIAIYRLGLLVDGDCRQLKVRLSEIIRSNSPLELFPVDKNAPRLPQRVYTLTQDWARDCQFNNFVYTTIAWQESYSQPQITKKRPPELVSVTGTSSLSQAQNIAGDRHETIAYFTPKQLGKNVYKCCFPDSLPVATTVPFVVTILKGRVWIAPQKSSWQFCDARAIITPDGYLLADLSFSYPWKLSASQRGSIAESHPLFHVEKLPPVAEIRGKVAVLSTIAGHSYERWLLDVIPKIEAIRLSGIDLDAIDWFVVNNINRSFQKETLELLKIPPTKILSSDRYSHIAATKLIVPSAVEESGWISSATVKFLRQAFLSDDNLSEPKYGKRIYVPGLPATDRQVINQAEVIELLTKHGFQTVWLEELSVVEQAAIFAQAQTIVAPHSSVLVNLAFCQPQTTVIELFTPHYVSPDYWSISSHLKLQHYYLVGDRFDCQYLRQLMYQTSATEDIFVELNSLELVLNLAKLQE, from the coding sequence ATGCAAGACGAATCTTTTAGCGAAAAAATCAGGTCTTACTTTGCCAGGGAAGAATGGGGAGCGATCGCTACTGCTTGTGAATCAGCCGCCGAAAGACAAGAATTAGCAGCCGGCATCTATCCTTTTTTAGCTAAAGCTTATGTGCGTCTGGGAAAAGTAGATGCAGCAATTGCCACCTATCAAAAACTACTCAAAAATCTGTCGAATAAAGCTTCGGCAGACGTTTTGAGCAAGCTTAATAGCGAATTCGAGCAACCCGAAGTCTATGCCCAACTAGGTTTGTTATATGGCAAAAAAGATCGGCTGGATGAGGCAGTGCGACACTATCAGCAAGCATTAAATCTCAAACCCGACTGGACACAAGTACAGTTTAATCTTGCCGTAATTTTCCAGCGGCAAGAAAGCTGGGATCTGGCGATCGCTGCCTATCAAAAAACTTTGGAAAGCGAGCCAAATGCAGCAGCATATTTTAATTTGGGAGCGATTTACGAGCGGCAACATAATTTAGAAGCAGCAGTAGCCAGCTATCAACAGGCGATCGCGCTTCAGCCAGAGCGAATAGATACCTATACTAAGCTGGGTAATATTTTCTCGAAACTACAAAAATATAGCGATGCTATTGCCGCCTTACGAGGGGGATTGGAACTCGACCCCACTCAGGCTAGCTTACACTGCGCTCTCGGACGAGTTTACTGGCTAGACGGACAGCCAGAACTCTCTCTAGCCAGTTTTGAGTATGCAATTGCTATCGATCCTCAGATGGCTGTGGCTTATCAAGATCTGGGCAAGCTGTGGCAGCGGCGCGGAGATTATACTGCCGCCATTGCTTGTTTTCGTAAGGTAATAGAACTAGAACCCCACAACCTTGTGGCATATAGCCGTTGTGCCGAGGTTTTACAGCGAGTCGGACGACTTGCTGAAGCTATTGAGTGTTGGCAACGCATCATCTCTCTTCAGCCTAATTTTATCGCTGCTTATATACGCCAAGGTATAGCCATTCAACCTCAGACCCTACTAGAAATGGCAAAATCTTCCTGCGCTCGCTTTCTCAACGTTTTAGAACAGAAATTAAATTATTCGGAAATCTATCACTATCTCTGGCAAACTTGTTGTTGTTGGGGAGAGATTTGGTTCGAGCGTGGAGAGTTCGAGCGAGCCAAGTTTTATTTTCAACAGGCTCTAGAAATAAAAACTGACGAACCAGAAGTATATTTGCGCCTGGGAAACTGTTTGGCAAAACAGCGACGATTTGATGCTGCCATAGCAATTTATCGCCTGGGTTTGCTGGTCGATGGCGATTGCCGCCAGCTAAAAGTTCGCTTGAGCGAAATTATCCGCAGTAATAGTCCCCTGGAGTTATTTCCCGTAGATAAAAATGCGCCGCGATTGCCGCAAAGAGTCTATACTCTTACCCAAGACTGGGCTAGAGACTGTCAATTTAATAATTTTGTCTACACTACAATTGCTTGGCAAGAAAGCTATTCTCAGCCTCAAATAACTAAAAAAAGACCGCCAGAATTAGTTTCGGTAACAGGTACAAGTTCTTTAAGCCAGGCACAAAACATAGCTGGCGATCGCCACGAAACAATTGCCTATTTTACTCCCAAACAGCTAGGGAAAAATGTCTATAAATGTTGTTTTCCTGATTCTCTGCCCGTAGCGACGACGGTGCCTTTTGTAGTTACTATTCTTAAAGGTAGAGTTTGGATCGCACCGCAAAAAAGTTCCTGGCAATTTTGTGATGCTAGAGCGATTATTACTCCCGATGGTTATTTGCTTGCAGATTTGTCCTTTAGTTATCCTTGGAAGTTATCGGCATCTCAGCGTGGCAGTATCGCAGAAAGCCATCCGTTGTTTCACGTTGAAAAACTGCCGCCAGTTGCAGAAATCAGGGGCAAGGTTGCTGTTCTATCGACAATAGCAGGACACTCTTACGAGCGTTGGCTATTGGATGTAATTCCTAAAATCGAAGCAATTCGCCTTAGCGGCATCGATTTAGATGCGATCGATTGGTTTGTAGTTAATAACATCAATCGCTCTTTTCAAAAAGAAACTTTAGAATTATTAAAAATTCCGCCAACCAAAATTCTATCTAGCGATCGCTATTCCCATATTGCTGCTACCAAATTAATCGTGCCTTCTGCTGTAGAAGAGTCAGGCTGGATATCGTCAGCCACGGTTAAATTTTTGCGGCAAGCTTTTTTGAGCGATGACAACCTCTCAGAACCTAAATACGGTAAGCGAATTTATGTCCCAGGTTTGCCTGCTACCGATAGACAAGTAATTAATCAGGCTGAAGTTATCGAGCTATTAACTAAACACGGGTTTCAAACCGTTTGGCTAGAAGAATTATCAGTTGTAGAACAAGCAGCCATATTTGCCCAGGCTCAAACTATTGTCGCGCCTCATAGTTCGGTGCTGGTTAATCTGGCTTTTTGCCAACCCCAAACTACAGTTATCGAACTTTTTACACCTCACTACGTTAGCCCCGACTACTGGAGCATTTCTAGTCATTTAAAATTGCAGCATTATTATCTGGTTGGCGATCGCTTCGATTGTCAATACCTACGCCAACTCATGTATCAAACTTCAGCAACCGAAGATATTTTCGTCGAGCTTAATTCTTTAGAACTGGTTTTAAACCTGGCTAAACTACAGGAGTAG